TCCCGAGTTCGCGGGCGGCAATGCCGTAGTAGGTGTCGCCCTTACGCACCACGTAGGTTCGCGGCTCGGGCTGGTAGGTGACCGGTTCGTAGGCGACGGGTGCCTCGAGCAACGCCGGATCGTCGGTCTCGACGAACAGCACGTCGGCGTTCACATCGGTTGGGCCACCGACCACGATCGGCTCGGCGGGGGTGACTGCTCCGCCGGTGACGGCCGGGTCGTACTCGTACTGGTTTGCCCCGGATTCGATCTGCCGGGTCTGACAACCCACCAGCAGTGCGATCAACGCCAATAAGAAGACAAGCTTGCTCACGAAGTTCTTATCGGTCAACGACCGGGAAACGCTGCAATCGGCGCTACCATGCCGGCCCGTGCCCGACCGGCTCCCCGAACTATCAACGCTCTGGACCCTCGGGCTGGTCATGGCCGCGACGCTCGCCGTGCTGTTGCTGACGCTGCTGTGGGCGAACCTGCGACTGCTGCTGCGACCGCCAAGGATGGATGACGCCCGGGCACTACGCCGACTCGGCAGGCTCACACCCAACGACGTCGGCCTCAACTGGGAGTCGATGGACTTCGTCGTGCGCGGCTTGAAGCTGCCCGGCTGGTGGATGCCTCACGAAGGCAGTACCAAGACCGCCGTGCTCGTCCACGGCTGGGCCGGCGGAAAGGTCGACGTGATCGCGTGGGCACCGCTTTGGCACGCGTTGGGGTGGAACGTGCTCGCCTACGACCAACGTGCCCACGGCGACGCCGATGGCACACTCTGCACGCATGGC
Above is a genomic segment from Planctomycetota bacterium containing:
- a CDS encoding LysM domain-containing protein; this translates as MSKLVFLLALIALLVGCQTRQIESGANQYEYDPAVTGGAVTPAEPIVVGGPTDVNADVLFVETDDPALLEAPVAYEPVTYQPEPRTYVVRKGDTYYGIAARELGSGRRWQEVAALNPQYPSDRLPIGVKIKLP